The following coding sequences lie in one Rutidosis leptorrhynchoides isolate AG116_Rl617_1_P2 chromosome 4, CSIRO_AGI_Rlap_v1, whole genome shotgun sequence genomic window:
- the LOC139840402 gene encoding uncharacterized protein: protein MALCREFDNPDLFITSTSNPKWPEIDGMLSYVNGQKAPDRHEIVARVFKQKLDALTNDIMKEHIFGTCQAGLYIIEFQKRGLPHVHMLIWLTRDYKCKTPSDIDDLISAEIPSQIHDPEGFKAVTEYMLHEPCGGSHMDAPFIIDRKCSKHFPKPYYAETTIDKDGSRAIKYLFKYLNKGPDRATIVIQENMIPNENSTVQTVIDVDEIKNYLDCRYLSPLTLRDSQQLPPLLHRESIKETMFTQWFELNKQDEHALSLTYAKIPKDYVWNQDAKIWTRRKLRTCIGRIVYSNPASGERYYLRMLLNIVKGPRSFEEIRTVDGTLHPTFKDACFAHGLLNDDKEWTEAISKSRLWATGSQLRDLFVTMLLFCNVSKPLTLWELN, encoded by the exons ATGGCTTTATGTCGGGAATTTGATAACCCTGATTTATTCATCACCTCCACTTCTAACCCAAAATGGCCCGAAATTGATGGAATGCTCTCCTATGTCAACGGTCAAAAGGCACCAGATCGCCATGAGATTGTCGCCCGAGTATTCAAACAGAAACTAGATGCTCTAACAAATGATATCATGAAAGAACACATATTTGGAACGTGTCAAGCAG GCCTCTACATTATCGAATTTCAAAAGCGCGGATTACCTCATGTACATATGTTAATATGGTTGACACGTGATTACAAGTGCAAGACACCATCAGACATCGATGATCTCATATCAGCAGAGATACCCTCTCAAATACACGATCCTGAAGGGTTTAAAGCAGTCACTGAATACATGTTGCACGAACCTTGCGGTGGTTCGCATATGGATGCTCCTTTCATTATTGATAGGAAATGCTCAAAACACTTTCCTAAACCATATTATGCAGAAACCACTATTGACAAAGACGG ATCACGCGCAATCAAGTACTTATTCAAATACTTAAACAAAGGTCCGGATCGAGCAACAATAGTCATACAAGAAAACATGATCCCCAACGAAAACTCAACAGTGCAAACTGTTATTGACGTTGACGAAATTAAGAATTATTTGGATTGCCGATATTTATCACCGT TGACATTGCGCGATTCCCAGCAACTCCCTCCCCTTCTACACAGAGAGAGCATTAAAGAGACAATGTTCACCCAGTGGTTTGAACTTAACAAACAGGATGAACATGCGCTCTCCCTAACTTACGCAAAAATCCCCAAAGATTATGTGTGGAACCAAGATGCCAAAATATGGACCCGCAGAAAACTAAGAACATGCATCGGACGTATTGTCTATTCAAATCCTGCATCAGGTGAACGTTACTACCTACGGATGTTGTTGAACATAGTTAAAGGTCCCCGTTCCTTTGAGGAAATTCGAACTGTAGATGGTACATTGCACCCCACGTTTAAAGATGCATGCTTTGCACATGGTTTGTTGAACGATGATAAAGAATGGACAGAAGCCATCTCTAAATCAAGGCTATGGGCAACAGGTTCGCAACTGCGAGACTTATTTGTAACCATGTTACTCTTTTGCAATGTAAGTAAACCACTCACACTATGGGAACTAAATTGA
- the LOC139840401 gene encoding uncharacterized protein, whose protein sequence is MALQYPLLFPYGETGYHEAIPYNNNSGKRQTARGYVTMREYYCYRIQHRENEGTTLLRGGRLFQQFLVDAYTSVEEQRLQWVRHHQNELRTDIYNNVCDAVTRGDTSAASI, encoded by the coding sequence ATGGCGTTGCAATACCCTTTACTATTTCCATACGGTGAAACCGGATATCACGAAGCGataccatataataataatagCGGGAAAAGGCAGACTGCCAGAGGTTACGTCACTATGCGAGAGTACTATTGCTATAGAATTCAGCATCGTGAAAATGAGGGCACAACTCTCCTAAGAGGTGGTCGATTATTCCAACAATTCTTGGTCGACGCATATACATCCGTTGAAGAACAAAGATTGCAGTGGGTAAGACATCACCAAAATGAGTTGCGAACCGACATATACAATAATGTTTGTGATGCTGTTACAAGGGGCGACACGTCAGCGGCATCAATCTGA
- the LOC139840219 gene encoding small ribosomal subunit protein eS12-like, with translation MAAEEGVVPVEVAAPAPALGEPMDIMTALQLVLRKSLAHGGLVRGLHGAAKVIEKHAAQLCVLAEDCNQPDYQKLVKALCADHNVSLVTVPSAKTLGEWAGLCKIDSEGKARKVVGCSCLVVKDYGEESEGLHIVQEYVKSH, from the exons ATGGCAGC TGAAGAAGGTGTTGTTCCAGTTGAGGTGGCTGCTCCAGCCCCTGCTCTTGGTGAGCCCATGGACATCATGACCGCTTTGCAACTTGTGTTGAGGAAATCACTTGCTCATGGTGGTCTTGTACGTGGGCTCCATGGGGCTGCAAAAGTGATCGAGAAGCATGCTGCTCAACTTTGTGTATTGGCTGAAGATTGTAACCAGCCTGATTATCAAAAGTTGGTCAAAGCACTATGTGCTGACCATAATGTTAGCTTGGTTACCGTTCCCAGTGCCAAGACTCTTGGCGAGTGGGCTGGT TTGTGCAAGATTGACTCCGAAGGAAAAGCAAGAAAGGTTGTTGGTTGTTCATGCCTTGTTGTGAAG GATTATGGCGAGGAAAGTGAAGGGCTTCACATCGTCCAGGAGTATGTTAAATCTCACTAA
- the LOC139840404 gene encoding uncharacterized protein produces the protein MTYKSSDEICKGSTDSMEQQQTYPVEYLNTLNFPGVPPHKLKLKLGQPVMLLRNLCPSAGLCNGTRLILTDFQKFVLQARIITGSHIGKTVIIPRIVLTSAQTKWPFVMQRFQFPVKPCYAMTINKSQGQSLKYVGLYLPKPVFSHRQLYVALSRVTDPSGLKIVMINDSDERLKGHTRNVVYRETFFNLKHDS, from the coding sequence ATGACATACAAAAGCTCTGATGAGATTTGCAAGGGATCAACCGACAGCATGGAACAACAACAAACATATCCCGTGGAATACTTAAATACGTTAAACTTCCCAGGTGTTCCTCCTCACAAACTTAAGCTAAAATTAGGTCAACCAGTTATGTTGTTACGAAACCTATGCCCAAGCGCAGGTCTGTGCAACGGAACACGTCTCATCCTAACAGATTTCCAAAAGTTTGTTCTTCAAGCCCGGATTATAACAGGCTCGCATATAGGAAAAACAGTCATCATTCCACGAATTGTTCTTACGTCGGCCCAAACAAAATGGCCCTTTGTGATGCAAAGATTTCAATTCCCAGTCAAGCCCTGTTATGCAATGACAATAAACAAAAGCCAGGGACAATCTTTAAAATATGTCGGTCTTTACCTACCTAAACCAGTTTTTAGCCACAGACAACTATATGTTGCCCTATCACGAGTAACCGACCCATCTGGTTTAAAAATAGTCATGATAAATGATAGCGACGAACGTTTAAAGGGTCACACACGTAATGTTGTCTACAGGGAAACTTTCTTCAACTTGAAACATGATTCATAG
- the LOC139840403 gene encoding uncharacterized protein has product MENSTCGIKQQTQLASLIQEARLIIWDEAPMTQRFAFEALDKTLRDILGAKDDRNRSKIFGGMPVLLGGDFRQILPVILKGKRQEIVHACINRSELWQHCNLHTLSRIMRVNEYTPDGHLDTRKQNFNKWVLDIGEGKVPAIAKDGEDEPTWIKIPE; this is encoded by the coding sequence ATGGAAAACAGCACATGCGGAATAAAACAACAAACACAATTGGCATCACTTATTCAAGAAGCCCGTTTAATAATTTGGGATGAGGCGCCAATGACTCAAAGGTTCGCTTTCGAGGCCCTAGATAAAACTTTGCGAGACATTTTAGGGGCGAAGGATGATAGAAACAGATCAAAGATTTTCGGAGGTATGCCTGTCTTACTAGGTGGCGACTTTAGACAAATACTTCCAGTGATACTAAAGGGCAAAAGACAAGAAATAGTCCATGCATGCATTAACAGGTCCGAATTATGGCAACATTGTAACCTGCACACATTATCCCGCATTATGCGGGTAAACGAATACACTCCAGATGGACATCTTGATACACGAAAACAAAACTTCAATAAATGGGTACTAGATATAGGGGAAGGTAAAGTTCCTGCAATTGCTAAAGATGGGGAGGATGAGCCAACATGGATAAAAATTCCCGAATAA